From the Sphingomonas sabuli genome, the window ACGTTGCCGCGAGCGCTTCGCCGCCGACCCCGATCGCTATCTCCCCCCCCCCGGACATGATCCCGCAGTTACGCATCCTGCGATCGGGATCCTGCCCGACGCCGCAGCCGGAACGATCTGGACTTGCCCGATGCATCCCGAGATACGCCGCGACGGACCGGGCACCTGCCCGATCTGCGGAATGGGGCTGGAGCCGCTCGAGCCAAGCCTCGAGGAAGAAGCCAATCCCGAACTGATCGATATGAACCGCCGCTTCTGGGTGAGCGCCGCGATCAGCCTGCCATTGGTCGTGCTCGTGGTCGCGACCGAAATCCTCGGGGTCAAGCTATTGCCGATGCGGCAAGCGCTGTGGGTCCAGCTGGCGCTTGCGACGCCGGTCGTTCTGTGGGGCGGGTGGCCGTTTTTCGAGCGCTTCTGGGCAAGTCTCAAGACCCGCAATCTTAACATGTTCACGCTGATCGGCCTCGGTGTCGGAGTCGCGTACGGCTACAGCCTCGTCGCGACCCTCGCCCCGCAAGCCTTCCCCACGTCGCTTCGGACGATGGGCGGGCTGGTCCCGGTCTATTTCGAAGCAGCCGCAGTCATCACGACCCTGGTCCTGCTCGGGCAGGTGCTCGAACTCCGCGCCCGCTCGGCCACCGGCAAGGCCATCCGCGCGCTTCTCGGGCTCGCCCCGAAAACCGCGCGACGGGTCAAGGACGGCAAGGAAGAGGATATTCCGCTTGAGCAAGTCCACGTCGGCGATCTGCTGCGGGTCCGTCCGGGCGAGAAATTGCCGGTTGACGGCGTGGTCGTCGAGGGCCGGAGTTCAGTCGATGAATCGATGATCAGCGGCGAACCGGTGCCGGTCGAAAAGGTGCCGGACGAACACGTAACGGGCGCAACCGTCAACGGCACCGGCAGCCTGCTCATCCGGGCGACAAGGGTCGGCCGGGACACGATGCTCTCCCAGATCGTGCGCATGGTCGCCGCAGCCCAGCGCTCGCGGGCGCCGATCCAGGCACTGGCCGACAAAGTGTCCGCTTGGTTCGTGCCCTCGGTCGTGCTGGTGTCGGTTGCAGCCTTCATCGTCTGGAACCTGTTCGGTCCGTCGCCGCCCCTGGCGCACGCGCTGATCAATGCCATCGCGGTCCTGATCATCGCCTGCCCCTGCGCGCTCGGCCTTGCGACCCCCATGTCGATCATGGTTGGCACCGGACGCGGAGCGATGGCCGGAGTCCTCATCAAGAACGCCGAGGCGCTCGAGCTGATGGAAAAGATCGACACCCTGGTGGTCGACAAAACCGGCACGCTCACGGTCGGGAAACCCCGGCTGCTCGCGGTCAAGCCGGCCGAGGGTTTTGCCGAGGATGACGTCCTTCGGCTGGCCGCCGCACTCGAGCGCGGAAGCGAGCATCCGCTTGCCGAGG encodes:
- a CDS encoding heavy metal translocating P-type ATPase, translating into MAECQHQAHDHAHQCETADDHGTIVLDPVCGMKVDTRTAEHRYELGETTYYFCSARCRERFAADPDRYLPPPGHDPAVTHPAIGILPDAAAGTIWTCPMHPEIRRDGPGTCPICGMGLEPLEPSLEEEANPELIDMNRRFWVSAAISLPLVVLVVATEILGVKLLPMRQALWVQLALATPVVLWGGWPFFERFWASLKTRNLNMFTLIGLGVGVAYGYSLVATLAPQAFPTSLRTMGGLVPVYFEAAAVITTLVLLGQVLELRARSATGKAIRALLGLAPKTARRVKDGKEEDIPLEQVHVGDLLRVRPGEKLPVDGVVVEGRSSVDESMISGEPVPVEKVPDEHVTGATVNGTGSLLIRATRVGRDTMLSQIVRMVAAAQRSRAPIQALADKVSAWFVPSVVLVSVAAFIVWNLFGPSPPLAHALINAIAVLIIACPCALGLATPMSIMVGTGRGAMAGVLIKNAEALELMEKIDTLVVDKTGTLTVGKPRLLAVKPAEGFAEDDVLRLAAALERGSEHPLAEAIVEGAEGRGLELPASQDFESHTGRGVSGIVEGRQAALGNAAMMAERGIDAAILDRQADEHRGQGQGVMFVAIDGALAGLVIVADPVKDSAAQAIAELHRDGIRIVMLTGDNRRTAETVARAVGIDEVMAEVLPDQKQAKVQALRSEGRRVAMAGDGINDAPALAAADVGIAMGTGTDVAMESAAVTLVKGDLGGIVRARRLSRAVMRNIRQNLFFAFVFNAAGVPIAAGVLYPWFGILLSPIIAGAAMALSSVTVIGNSLRLRTVRL